A part of Aquaspirillum sp. LM1 genomic DNA contains:
- a CDS encoding SDR family NAD(P)-dependent oxidoreductase has product MKTILITGCSSGIGHTVAHGLQRQGWRVFASARQPADVARLRSEGLNDALQLDVDDSLSINRALGDVLAATGGTLDALFNNAGFGQPGAAEDISRHALRAQFETNLFGAWELTSRVLPVMRSQGHGRILFNSSVLGFAAMRWRGAYNASKYAMEGLADTLRLELAGTGIHVCLIEPGPITSRFRPNALKKFMNHVNWQHSIHAAAYQVQIDRMEKPGPAAPFTLPAEAVLQAVQQALQARRPAARYRVTVPTQLFWWLKRVLPTRWLDAVLKRAA; this is encoded by the coding sequence ATGAAAACCATCCTGATTACCGGCTGTTCCAGCGGTATTGGCCACACCGTTGCCCATGGTCTGCAGCGCCAGGGCTGGCGGGTGTTTGCCAGTGCCCGCCAGCCCGCCGACGTGGCCCGCCTGCGCAGCGAAGGACTGAACGACGCGCTGCAGCTGGATGTGGACGACAGCCTGTCGATCAACCGGGCGCTGGGCGACGTGCTGGCCGCCACCGGCGGCACCCTGGACGCGCTGTTCAACAACGCTGGCTTTGGCCAGCCCGGCGCAGCAGAAGACATCAGCCGCCACGCCTTGCGCGCCCAGTTCGAAACCAATCTGTTTGGTGCCTGGGAGCTGACCAGCCGCGTGCTGCCGGTGATGCGCAGCCAGGGCCACGGGCGCATCCTGTTTAATTCATCCGTGCTGGGCTTTGCCGCCATGCGCTGGCGCGGTGCGTACAACGCCAGCAAATACGCCATGGAAGGCCTGGCCGACACCTTGCGGCTGGAGCTGGCCGGTACGGGTATTCATGTCTGTTTGATCGAACCGGGGCCGATCACCAGCCGGTTCAGACCCAATGCGCTGAAAAAGTTCATGAATCATGTCAATTGGCAGCACAGCATCCACGCCGCAGCGTATCAGGTGCAGATCGACCGGATGGAAAAACCCGGCCCAGCCGCGCCATTTACCTTGCCTGCCGAGGCAGTATTGCAGGCAGTGCAGCAGGCGCTGCAGGCGCGTCGGCCCGCCGCGCGCTACCGGGTGACCGTGCCGACCCAGCTGTTCTGGTGGCTGAAGCGTGTATTACCCACCCGCTGGCTGGATGCCGTGCTGAAGCGGGCGGCGTAG
- the nadC gene encoding carboxylating nicotinate-nucleotide diphosphorylase: MTATLPPSHLIAQHVASALAEDIGPRDWTAELIPANTIARATVVAREAAVIAGQAWFSECFRQVDPRCHVIWRVQEGEMVFADTELCTLDGPARALLTAERSALNFLQTLSSTATLTRRYADAIAGYKARIMDTRKTLPGLRVAQKYAVTVGGGVNQRVGLFDGILIKENHIMAAGGIRQALEVASALAPSNVSVQIEVETLQEMAEALDAGARLVLLDNMSLHDMRAAVQLAAGYAELEASGNVSLDTVAAIAATGVDRISIGKLTKDVSAVDLSMRFAL; this comes from the coding sequence ATGACCGCCACCTTGCCCCCGTCACATCTGATTGCCCAACATGTTGCCAGCGCCCTGGCGGAGGACATTGGCCCACGGGACTGGACTGCCGAGCTGATTCCGGCCAATACCATTGCCCGCGCCACCGTGGTGGCGCGCGAAGCGGCGGTGATTGCCGGTCAGGCCTGGTTCAGCGAATGCTTTCGTCAGGTGGACCCGCGTTGCCATGTCATCTGGCGGGTGCAGGAAGGTGAAATGGTGTTTGCCGACACCGAGCTGTGTACGCTGGACGGCCCGGCGCGGGCCTTGCTGACTGCTGAGCGCTCGGCGCTTAATTTCTTGCAAACCCTGTCTTCCACCGCCACGCTGACCCGCCGCTACGCCGATGCAATTGCCGGCTACAAGGCGCGGATCATGGACACCCGCAAAACCTTGCCCGGCCTGCGCGTGGCGCAGAAATATGCGGTGACGGTGGGCGGCGGGGTGAACCAGCGCGTGGGGCTGTTTGACGGCATTCTGATCAAGGAAAACCACATCATGGCCGCTGGCGGCATCCGCCAGGCGCTGGAAGTGGCATCCGCCCTGGCACCCAGCAATGTCAGTGTGCAGATTGAAGTGGAAACCCTGCAGGAAATGGCCGAGGCACTGGATGCCGGTGCCCGGCTGGTGCTGCTGGACAATATGTCGCTGCACGATATGCGCGCAGCAGTGCAACTGGCAGCCGGCTACGCCGAGCTGGAAGCGTCGGGCAATGTGTCGCTGGACACCGTAGCCGCCATTGCCGCCACCGGAGTAGACCGGATTTCCATTGGCAAGCTGACCAAGGACGTGTCGGCGGTGGATTTGTCGATGCGCTTTGCCTTGTAA
- a CDS encoding DEAD/DEAH box helicase — translation MRETIDGSRAAQQIAARLSLRGPQRESLDILAGLLEKLELTKDADLQHWLKTIRAQYPTVEKFERDFPTLCFALATGVGKTRLMGAIIAWLFITGRSRHFFVLAPNLTIYEKLKNDFTLGHPKYVFAGIPELAQMAPVVITGEDYEDGRGVRLDFAVPATLTGDMFGTDSAPHINIFNISKINARDNKKGAAKSSVARVRRYQEYLGESYFDYLATLPDLVVLMDEAHRYYASAGAKAINDLKPVLGIELTATPKTVGANPRQFANIVYHYPLSRALQDGYVKIPAVATRKDFRADQVSAERLEEIKLEDGIHHHEFVKVALENYARTHEQPVVKPFMLVVAQDTAHASALKAKLESESFFNGHYQGRVIEVHSNQSGEESDEAMARLLAVEYDEKTEVVIHVNKLKEGWDVTNLYTIVPLRASASEILTEQTIGRGLRLPFGKRTGVEAVDRLCIIAHDRFQDIVDRANDPESIIRKTVYIGATEDADVPDKQPHLLNTGSVLDILCTGHQPEQDGKTIDEAVTGTTPDKPVSPEESRLAELALRAVQQEAASLPSSKALNDAEVQQRLVTKVRRWAEEAAPPQASLPGMEAAKPASPEALVSQVVRHVTERLIELTIDVPQITVLPTREVNYRFQEFTLEGLEKIAYQPVSQELLLLHLEDNQQARIQWEGSDVQEIRPEDYIVRQLVDQDAIDYDEHADLLYGLAAQVVARLREHLGGDEDKLENVLIYWQRQLGEFVWAQMQRHVWVTPTDYIGKVTQGFDVLKPASFTLAASEYPRDFRAPITDKRLVRQMVFKGFRKCCYPYQKFQSVEGEWRLAQILEDEPAVLKWMKPAPGQFRIEYQSGRNYEPDFVVETADACLLIEPKRADQMAQDDVQAKARAALRWCGYANQHVAQHGGKRWHYLLVPDTAIQLGRSVKTLCSEFALPGEIS, via the coding sequence ATGCGTGAGACCATCGACGGCAGCCGGGCCGCGCAGCAAATCGCCGCCCGGCTTTCCCTGCGCGGGCCGCAGCGCGAATCCCTGGACATCCTGGCCGGGCTGCTGGAAAAGCTGGAACTCACCAAGGATGCCGACCTGCAACACTGGTTGAAGACCATCCGCGCCCAGTATCCGACGGTGGAAAAGTTCGAGCGCGATTTCCCCACGCTGTGCTTTGCGCTGGCCACCGGCGTGGGCAAGACCCGGCTGATGGGTGCCATCATCGCCTGGCTGTTCATCACCGGGCGCAGTCGGCATTTCTTTGTACTGGCTCCCAACCTGACCATCTACGAAAAACTCAAGAACGATTTTACCCTGGGCCACCCGAAATACGTTTTTGCCGGCATTCCCGAACTGGCGCAGATGGCACCGGTGGTGATTACCGGCGAGGATTACGAAGATGGACGGGGTGTGCGGCTGGATTTTGCCGTGCCGGCAACGTTGACTGGCGACATGTTCGGCACGGATTCAGCACCGCATATCAACATCTTTAATATTTCCAAAATCAACGCTCGCGACAACAAGAAAGGCGCGGCCAAGTCCAGCGTGGCGCGGGTGCGCCGTTATCAGGAATACCTTGGTGAATCCTACTTCGACTACTTGGCCACTCTACCCGACCTCGTGGTGCTGATGGACGAAGCGCACCGTTACTATGCCAGCGCCGGGGCCAAGGCGATCAACGACTTGAAGCCGGTGCTCGGCATCGAGCTGACAGCCACACCCAAGACGGTGGGTGCCAATCCGCGCCAGTTTGCCAACATCGTCTATCACTATCCGCTGTCCCGCGCCTTGCAGGACGGCTATGTGAAGATTCCGGCGGTGGCGACGCGCAAGGACTTCCGCGCCGACCAGGTCAGTGCCGAGCGGCTGGAGGAAATCAAGCTGGAGGATGGCATCCACCATCACGAATTCGTCAAGGTGGCACTGGAAAACTACGCCCGGACTCATGAGCAGCCGGTGGTCAAACCTTTCATGCTGGTGGTGGCACAGGATACGGCGCATGCCTCGGCATTGAAGGCCAAGCTCGAATCCGAAAGCTTCTTCAACGGCCATTACCAGGGCCGGGTGATCGAGGTGCATTCCAACCAGTCCGGCGAAGAGTCCGACGAGGCCATGGCCCGCCTGCTGGCAGTGGAGTATGACGAGAAGACCGAGGTGGTCATCCACGTCAACAAGCTCAAGGAAGGCTGGGACGTCACCAATCTGTACACGATCGTGCCGCTGCGCGCTTCAGCCTCAGAAATCCTCACCGAGCAAACCATCGGTCGCGGGCTTCGCCTGCCCTTCGGTAAACGCACGGGGGTGGAGGCGGTGGACCGGCTGTGCATCATCGCCCACGACCGTTTCCAGGACATTGTCGACCGCGCCAACGACCCCGAGTCGATCATCCGGAAAACCGTCTATATTGGCGCCACAGAAGATGCCGACGTGCCGGACAAGCAGCCACACCTGCTCAACACCGGGTCGGTGCTCGACATCCTGTGTACCGGCCACCAGCCGGAGCAGGATGGAAAAACAATCGATGAGGCCGTCACCGGAACAACACCCGACAAGCCCGTTAGCCCGGAGGAATCCCGCCTGGCAGAACTGGCCTTGCGCGCCGTGCAGCAGGAGGCGGCCAGCCTGCCGTCGAGCAAGGCCTTGAACGATGCCGAGGTACAACAGCGGCTGGTGACCAAGGTCCGCCGCTGGGCCGAGGAAGCCGCCCCGCCGCAGGCCAGCCTGCCGGGGATGGAAGCGGCCAAGCCTGCCAGCCCCGAAGCGCTGGTCTCGCAGGTAGTGCGCCACGTCACCGAGCGCCTGATCGAACTGACCATCGACGTACCGCAGATCACGGTGTTGCCGACGCGCGAAGTCAATTACCGTTTTCAGGAATTCACGCTGGAAGGCTTGGAGAAGATCGCCTACCAGCCAGTCAGCCAGGAATTACTGTTGCTGCATCTGGAAGACAATCAGCAGGCGCGCATCCAGTGGGAAGGTTCCGACGTTCAGGAAATCCGCCCCGAGGATTACATCGTCCGCCAACTGGTCGATCAGGATGCTATCGATTACGACGAACACGCCGACCTGCTCTACGGGCTGGCGGCTCAAGTCGTCGCCCGTCTGCGCGAACATCTGGGCGGCGACGAGGACAAGCTGGAAAACGTGCTGATTTATTGGCAGCGGCAACTGGGTGAATTTGTCTGGGCGCAGATGCAGCGGCATGTCTGGGTCACGCCGACAGATTACATTGGCAAGGTGACTCAGGGTTTTGACGTGCTGAAACCCGCTAGTTTCACGCTGGCCGCCAGCGAATATCCCCGTGATTTCCGCGCTCCCATTACCGACAAGCGCCTGGTGCGCCAGATGGTGTTCAAGGGCTTCCGGAAGTGCTGCTATCCCTATCAGAAATTCCAGTCGGTCGAGGGCGAATGGCGGCTGGCGCAGATACTGGAGGACGAACCGGCTGTCCTCAAATGGATGAAACCAGCACCGGGGCAGTTCCGTATCGAATACCAGAGTGGCAGGAATTACGAGCCGGATTTTGTGGTGGAAACGGCGGATGCCTGCCTGCTCATCGAACCAAAGCGGGCCGACCAGATGGCGCAGGACGATGTGCAGGCCAAGGCGCGGGCAGCACTGCGCTGGTGCGGCTACGCCAATCAACACGTGGCGCAGCATGGCGGCAAGCGCTGGCACTATCTGCTGGTGCCGGATACGGCCATTCAGCTGGGACGCAGCGTCAAAACCCTGTGTTCCGAGTTTGCTTTACCCGGGGAGATATCATGA
- a CDS encoding site-specific DNA-methyltransferase: MTTQTKLELTWPGKHKRPRLEPRILLEDKALSHHAAPRTAPDLVEQAADAAPTAFDDNLLIQGDNLLALKALEGKYAGKVKCVFIDPPYNTGSAFTHYDDGVEHSMWLTLIRDRLEIIRTLLAEDGSLWITIDDNEAHYLKVVCDEIFGRKNFVATCVWEKDKGGRGDADISLSHDNILVYAKERALWSDYRNLMPRTETQLGRFKNPDNDPRGAWRQGDDGTAKSGTEKQRFPVTLPSGRIVTPPPGRYWAFSKETLATARVEGRAYFGTDGDRLPIIKRYLTEVRDGVAPRTWWSADEVGTNQQAKRDHLNKLLTDIDPFSTPKPESLIQRIVHIATNPGDLVLDSFAGSGTTGAVAHKMGRRWIMVELGEHCHTHIVPRLKKVIDGDDPGGITKAVGWQGGGGFRYYRLAPSLLKKDKWGHWVINPEYNGEMLSEAMCKLMGFTYAPSQSSFWQHGRSTETDFIYVTTGSLSHDQLRVISEEVGNERSLLICCKAFMADVTAFPNLTLKKIPKTVLHKCEWDHDDYSFKIDVLAEAEPLSEEEDEFELNAGNEDAADA, encoded by the coding sequence ATGACCACCCAGACCAAACTCGAACTCACCTGGCCCGGCAAACACAAGCGCCCACGGCTCGAACCGCGCATCCTGCTCGAAGACAAGGCGCTGTCGCACCACGCCGCGCCGCGCACCGCCCCCGATCTGGTCGAACAAGCCGCCGACGCAGCGCCGACCGCCTTCGACGACAACCTGCTGATCCAGGGCGACAACCTGCTGGCGCTGAAAGCGCTGGAAGGCAAATACGCCGGCAAGGTCAAATGTGTATTCATCGACCCACCCTACAACACCGGCAGCGCCTTCACCCACTACGACGACGGGGTGGAGCATTCGATGTGGCTGACGCTGATCCGCGACCGGCTGGAAATCATCCGGACGCTGCTGGCGGAGGATGGCTCGTTGTGGATCACGATTGACGACAACGAGGCGCACTACCTGAAGGTGGTGTGCGATGAGATCTTTGGACGGAAAAATTTCGTAGCGACTTGCGTATGGGAGAAAGACAAAGGTGGGCGCGGAGATGCCGACATCTCCCTGTCACATGACAACATACTTGTATATGCGAAAGAGCGTGCGCTTTGGTCGGACTACCGGAATTTGATGCCGCGTACAGAAACACAGCTTGGAAGATTTAAAAATCCCGACAATGACCCGCGAGGCGCTTGGCGCCAGGGGGATGATGGAACAGCAAAGAGTGGGACTGAAAAGCAGCGATTCCCAGTCACATTACCATCGGGAAGAATTGTCACCCCGCCGCCCGGTCGATACTGGGCCTTTTCAAAGGAAACTCTGGCTACAGCAAGGGTGGAAGGACGAGCCTACTTTGGTACCGATGGTGACCGGCTCCCGATTATCAAACGCTATCTCACTGAAGTACGTGATGGAGTTGCTCCGCGGACCTGGTGGTCAGCGGATGAGGTGGGGACAAATCAGCAGGCAAAACGCGACCATTTGAACAAGCTTCTAACAGACATCGATCCATTCTCCACGCCCAAACCCGAAAGCTTGATTCAGAGAATTGTCCACATCGCCACCAACCCCGGCGACCTCGTCCTCGACTCCTTCGCCGGTTCCGGCACTACTGGCGCCGTCGCGCACAAGATGGGCCGGCGCTGGATCATGGTCGAACTGGGCGAGCATTGCCATACCCACATCGTGCCGCGCCTGAAAAAGGTCATTGATGGCGACGACCCCGGCGGTATCACCAAGGCGGTGGGCTGGCAGGGTGGCGGCGGTTTCCGCTATTACCGTCTGGCGCCCTCGCTGCTCAAGAAGGACAAATGGGGCCACTGGGTCATCAACCCGGAATACAACGGCGAAATGCTTTCCGAAGCCATGTGCAAGCTGATGGGCTTCACTTATGCCCCCAGCCAGTCCAGTTTTTGGCAGCACGGGCGCAGTACGGAAACCGACTTCATCTACGTCACCACTGGCAGCCTCTCGCATGACCAGTTGCGCGTCATCAGCGAGGAAGTCGGCAACGAGCGTTCGCTGTTGATTTGCTGCAAGGCCTTCATGGCCGACGTCACGGCTTTCCCCAACCTGACGCTGAAGAAAATCCCCAAAACGGTATTGCACAAGTGCGAGTGGGACCACGACGATTACAGCTTCAAGATCGACGTACTGGCGGAAGCGGAACCGCTGTCCGAGGAAGAGGATGAGTTCGAACTGAATGCCGGAAATGAGGATGCTGCTGATGCGTGA
- a CDS encoding UPF0149 family protein yields MKPVSPLTDKDYQRLSATLQRLAAQGAMSLEKMDGFFAALLCGPEALPPAACLPLVLGAAFDDDDSFTSAKSLEQFVALLGRYWQEISHTLRQGEAFHPWLEANADGVVLGNQWADGFSEGMRLFNDDWAQVFDHPALSLALAPIMALAFEHDPDPDMRPFLGEVTQAQREAWLAEITPAVGSFHAFFSAHRAALEAEYGDD; encoded by the coding sequence ATGAAACCGGTTTCTCCGCTGACGGATAAAGACTATCAGCGTTTGTCTGCCACCTTGCAGCGTCTGGCTGCGCAGGGGGCGATGTCGCTGGAAAAAATGGACGGCTTTTTTGCCGCGCTGCTGTGCGGCCCGGAGGCACTGCCGCCCGCCGCCTGCCTGCCGCTGGTGCTGGGTGCGGCGTTTGACGACGACGACAGCTTTACCTCGGCCAAGTCGCTGGAGCAGTTTGTTGCCCTGCTGGGCCGCTACTGGCAGGAAATTTCCCACACCCTGCGCCAGGGCGAGGCATTTCATCCCTGGCTGGAGGCCAATGCCGACGGCGTGGTGCTGGGCAATCAGTGGGCGGATGGCTTTAGCGAAGGCATGCGCCTGTTCAACGACGACTGGGCGCAGGTGTTCGACCATCCGGCGCTGAGCCTGGCGCTGGCCCCCATCATGGCGCTGGCGTTCGAGCACGATCCCGACCCGGACATGCGTCCGTTTCTGGGGGAAGTCACCCAGGCGCAACGCGAAGCCTGGCTGGCGGAAATCACCCCGGCAGTGGGCAGTTTCCATGCGTTTTTCAGCGCCCATCGGGCGGCGCTGGAAGCCGAATACGGCGACGATTAA